CGGCAGTGTGCAGACCCACGACGGTCTGTGCGTGCTGCCCCTGAACATTGTCAACGAAAAGATCTACGTGTTCCTGTGGTTCTGGTTCATCATCCTGAGCATCATGTCGGGAATATCGCTTATCTACAGAATCGCTGTTGTGGCGGGTCCCAAGCTCCGCCATCTCCTACTCCGAGCCCGTTCCCGTTTGGCTGAAAGCGAGGAGGTCGAACTGGTGGCCAACAAGTGCAACATCGGCGATTGGTTCCTGCTCTATCAGCTGGGCAAGAACATCGATCCGCTCATCTACAAGGAGGTGATCTCGGACTTGTCCCGCGAAATGAGCGGCGATGAGCATAGCGCCCACAAGCGGCCCTTCGACGCCTAattagtgggcgtggccgtgtgCCAGAGTGCCAGTAAGTCTCGTATATACCATCCCACACTATCCCAAACACTTCCCCATCATCATCCAGACACTAGTTTTAGTTAGCTTCTAGCCCAAGCCACAATTCCACTCGATGTAAACCTCGATTAGATCTTAAGATTATACATACGATAtaccatttttgttttggtagttaacttacttttttttcgacGCTACTTTATTAGAGAAGACCTAACTAATGacaataaaaattatgtttttccAACACAACAAAGAAACACTTTTCACCGAGTAAGAGAGAAAAGAGTTCTTCTGGTCTTACGCTCATTTAAGCGGCTTCGGTGCAAGCAAGATAGcagctgcgcatgcgcaacaGTCAGCCATAGCTCGATCCCCCTCACGCACACAGTCAACTAGGGAGGAAAGAGAACGAGAGAGGACGAGAGTAGTAGGGGGCAAACCAGTTTGACCACCAGTTAGTTAAAGATTGCTGCCAGCAGGGCAAAAGATTCTTTCTGTCTTCTTATGGCTTGGCATTTCTCTACTCGATGCCCTCTAAATTCCAAAAGAAAGGGTAGTTTTACCTCCATAACCACTTTGCGTAGACCAGTTTTTATGAAGTGATTTTTGTCTTTTGGAACACACTGATTTTGTTTCTTTGCAACACTGTGAAAACACAATTCATTTCGATCAAATCTAAATCTTAAGAGTATAAGTTAGTCATAATAATAGGAAGTCGCAGTAAATATCATATCAGCACCCTGATAGTATGTATACCTGACATGATCTATAAAaatatctgttttttttttaacttttgaaaTGTATGTACCGCGTTCATACAGGGTATCGCACAGTTTAAGCACCATCACAAGTGATGGTCGAACCGTCGAGCCAACAAGCTCATTATTTATTAGTCGTTTCCATGGCTTCAGATTTTCTTTGATTGCCTGGGCCCCAAGATTTTGACTCTCTGGCGACCCGAGTTGCCATCTCCACACCGAGACAAACTAAAACTAATGATTTCTTGGGCTTCTTTCACTTTAGATATATTACTGATCCGGCAGGTTCCCAATGATTCCTTTTaagtttttcatatatattaataGTTTTGGTGTTTTATCCTATAATTTTTTGGCAGTGTGGAAATTTTTTGGGGACAGAGAACTCGGGTGGCGGAGATAAGAGAAGAGCTCTCGACATTCGTGTCTCTGCTCGTCGGACTCGACTCGTAATCAGCGCGAAGTTGAGTTTTACTCGGGACGACTTGGGCTGCGTTGCCCAATGTGCAGACATTTCTCGTTTGTGGGGACTCGACTTGACTTGGGACATGCAATGCCAATTAGAAGTTGGGCAACCACATATGTGGTGTGTATGTACGTGACAGTAAGAGTTTTGGGCATGGGCACTTATCTAATCGAAGGCGGGAAACTCGGGGAACAGAAAAAACCATTTGATAAGGTGCGGTGCGAGATACAGATACTATACAgtttcagatacagatacgataCAGATGCTGTTGCCGCTGATTGGTGACAAAGTGTTGCAATTAGCACacgttttcatttccatttttctgcCCCACCTCAAGATCAGAGATCACAAGATCCAGGCCCCCGTAGATCCGTAGTTTCAATTAATGGCTGGCACACAATTTAAGCGGCCTCCACAGCTTTTGATGATGATCATAATCAACAAATAAGCGCTGGAAATGCTCCTGCTGCTCGCAGTTCGTAGTTCTCTATACTCTGTTTCTATATCAGTGTGTATTTTGGCTTGTATGTGGTTTTCGTCTGACCGCCAATTTGAGGTATCAATGAATTAATGAATGGACCGCTCTGTCACACCCAAAACCACCCACCCATCAGCCCACCAACCCACTTGGCCGCCAAGTTGAATGAAACGAGAAACAGACACGCGAAAACTTTTGCTCTCTATTGAATGTGCCTTTCTGTAtggttttgtattttgtttgttttgtagtttgttttttttactatACACGCACTTAATTTGTTAAGTCAGCAACTCATTTCCCAggcttttaattgcattaattgcTTTCAATTAGCGCAAAGCTAGCGAGAGTGTCAAACTCGAATCGGGCGAAAACTAAAACTCGGAATCAGAGAGCGCACTTATTTCcgattgaaattgaaatggaaatgcatcGTTTGAAGTTAGACAATGGCGATGATGGGATGATTTATTGTTTCCTCAGCGATTGGAAATTCTCAGGTGATTAGTCTTGAATGTCTGACAGATGCGGGAATAGGTTTTCGTGGTCAAAAACTAGTGTAGCGACGGGAAATTAGTTTCTTAGGCTAAACGTGTGAAATTCGAAGTTATGAAATGATATTTTCGGCACATAGAATGTTGTGATTCATAAGCTGTAATAAGTTATTTAAAGTCACCAATTTCCCCGAAATCTTATCGCGGCTAAATCGCACCTTAATCTTAAGCAATATAAAGTCATTGCTGTAGTATTAAACACAAAAGTATTATTAgataaaatgatttaattatttctttgcaGTTTCACGCAGCCGAAATTGGGTTAAGACGATGATAAGACGATGtcggaaaatggggaaatcAGTAATCGGAAGGCGGAGGGAGgataaaggataaaggattAAGTAAACCAACAATGTAGATGAGGCCTTTCGAGCTAATGACGAGCTAATGAACACATATCAACGAATTCCATGGTAAAGGACAAGATCGCAAGCAATAGCCGATTTTACTGTTTACTGTTTTGCATCAACAACAAGACACGtacaattgcaattaaaaatacaattacAATAATGTaaccaacaacaataatataacaaataacagATACTAGCCGCAGCCAGAAACGTTAGCTAAAAGAGTGGATTGGTTTTttttggattggattggttCAACGGTTTCAAGACAatcaaattttccatttgccaaaATTAAGAATTTCCCGACTGGACCGAAAATCCCATTGCCAATCCATTTTAAAACATTCCTGGTAATCTTGAAAGACAGAAGAAAAGACATTTacaaactatatattttttgtgcaGCAGCAAACAAATTGAGATATGATAGATCTATatacatccatatatatttttaataagcaattacatatatatttatacataaatatacagACGGACCGAAAAGAAatctatatatttatgaaTGCCACATGCGAGTAACATTTATGCTAAGAGTTGTGATCATTGATTAAgacatctaaaaaaaaaatgcgaaaatacaaaaaaaaaaaagaagacaaaataaacaaaacaataatttacACTTAGTAAAGAAAAAACGCCAGCATAATAATacacattttatttcaatttttactctTTTAATTTAGCAATTTTCGCCAGCAAATAATAATTAGAATTATGtaattccctttttttttgcatatcttTGGTAgcatttatttagtttagcgcaatttttttttaacacacACCCGAACTCTTCGTAAAAGAAgagcaattaaatttatacatatatatatatttatatatataaatatataaacatttatatataaatatatatttatagacgtatatatttttgtaaatgaaaCTGCAAGAAGTATACATTTAGCTTTTAAGCgtaaaaatggaaaagacCAACAAAAATGAAAGACTCAAAagcaatatttaatatttaaaagcaatcgaaaatcaaataaatgtgTTTGTAAACTTTGTGTTTATCATCGACGCGATAAACGAGCCAAGCCTAAAATaagtttcaatttcaattccatATACTTATAACTACTTACATTAAACGAGAATAAAAACACCCAAAACATGATGATctttaatatgatttattgTTTGTACTCGAGCCGAACAACTTCATTTCATgcgaaaataaacaagaaaataaaacaaggaAAATCGAAGCAAACATGTGAAAATCTATCTTATCGTTGGGTTGTGGTGAAGTTTCAGTTGGATCGTACTCTaatatgtgtgtgttggttCTGTTTGCCCAGAACAATTACAAACCAAATTCTGTGGACACTTTAAAGGTTCTGCCTGTGTTGTTTACCCGCCTTGTAAACATGGCTTTTTATGACTAGTTTTCCCAAAACGTGTTTGCGCGACGCAAACTTTGGAGCGAACCTTGCCGCTTAAGTTCGGATGGTCTTTGACCCCGGCCCTTTCCCCAACCCTCCGCCCAAACTTTTCTTGAGAAGAACAGCTTAACACTGTTATATCCCAGGATTTTCCCTTTCACAAATACACGCTTACACGCATGTGTACAAATCTTATTTTGGGCACTAAAATCAACATTGGATCCAGTGCGGCTTTTGATGACAACTGCTTGCATAATATATACACTCATTCGGTCTACTcgtaaatttaaattattttaggAGAGATAAATAGTCGCTTTGATAACGATATCAGACAGGGCTCTAgaagtgtttttgtttttcaacaaACTTATAAATACAGCTGACTCAAAGTTTTCCCAGACTGTCAAACGGTGTCTCACCATATCCTGCTCATATGAAATTTCATCTATCGCATTTTCGCACGTGCCGAAGTGACTTTACCAACGTCATATGTTTGGATTCATTGGTTCTTTACGCTGTTGAACACACGTACTTCTCCGCTTACTCAAAGGTCCTATTGCTATAAAAGACCTCAAGTGTAGTTCCTGTCAaatgagctgtttgctctacTTTGCACACATCATAGCACACAATATACCCTgtaaataattgtaataaGTTATGGTTATAACTGCACAACTTGCTTTCTACCGCGTTTTACACTTGGTGCTGCAATCGTGGGGAATCTGGTAATCGGGAACTTGAGTAGCAGCAACCCACTAAGTCTACATGTCTCTTGAGCAATTTACGTGGCAAGTGTGGCAATAGAAGGCTGGGAAGATGTTGAGCAAATTAGCATATCAAATTGAGTTAAACGCTGCAATTGGCCTCAATAAATACAtacgtaaataaatattacgGCATGGAGCCGAGGAAAGCGAAATCGTTATgggaatgcgaatgcgaaatgaaaatggaaactGGGTTCAAGGAACTCCATCTTTCGCAAATGTCAAAGTGCTCTGCTAGgaatatttccaataatttcATAGCTGAAATATCCAAGTGCATATTTTGTTGGACAAATGAGAATACATCAAATTTAGCACTATTATCTATTGTGATAATCCAGCATTTCCTGGTCAAAGCTCGTGCTGCATTTCCCCCAGGTATTTGGTTGCATTTTCCTGGTGTACCACAGATGGGTggcctacacacacacaccttcTCGATGACCTTGCACTTGCAATTGTCAAATTAATTTCGCGCTGTTTGGCATAAAAGATTTACGGCACCAAATACACCCATGTACATCCCATGCTATCAATTTTAGTGGCGTCCTCTTGCGGCGGTTGCGACAACTGCTTACGTAAGCTCCATTTCGCACGAACCCTTAAATTTCGCTTTAgacacaatttatttatttaaaaaaaaaaagaccgCTTTGCGCTGCGAGTCTGTGAATCGTTGACGGTTTTGTCGTCTCTGATTTATTGTAATGcctgtttttttgttgttgttgttgttctgtttatttgccttttttttgtcACAATTGTGtctggtttttgtttaaattctTTGTGCTCTCTACTTAATGCGATAAATTAACTTCAACAGGGCGAAAACAGACTTCCAGTTTGGcctgttttaaaaaaattttctcCATTCTTTAGTTGTTATTTATAGGAAATGTATTGCATGCGGCGGCATATTTAATATCTGGATGTATTCAAATACTATAAGCCAAGATGCATGTTGAACTAGGAATTGTTCCCCCTCCGTCAAAGTAATACCTTTCATTATCTAAGCGACCTCTAACCTCTTATAAATcgattaattaaaaacaatttgtgaCACTGGGTAATTAGTCGCCGCACATGagacaaaatacaaaaatgaaatacatatatgtattcaGTGACTTTTGGCATTAGCATATCACAGATATCGGTGGAATAAGAAAATACCCCATGTCTCGGTATGCGTAAGCAGTTTATATattcgtttattttgtttatcgcAAGTTGGGGTCTTTGAATGGACAGGGGATCGAAATGTTAGTCATTTGTGATTTTGTTTATCTGCAAAAGCTGAGAGTGAAAAAGTGATCAAAACTGCACTCAACTTCGTGGCATATATGATTCGAAATTATGTTTTGATTGTGATATGGATAGTGGTTGTGGTGCTGTTTCTGGATTTTAGTTCGAATGGCGGAAGTTTCAATCGTTTTTAATGAGCCTCATCGCAGTGACACAGAAAGTCCAGTTTGTGGAGGCGTCTTTATGTCGCAAATGCCCTCTGATCCAACGGCTATGCTAGCTTTTTAAATGAAACATATTTCCCTAGCTGAATAtcaacaatttgcatttttagtACAAAAAAAGGGAAGAACATGCATTTAATGCCATGAGTGAAATCTGTTTCAAATCTACTGTTGGGTAGCTCATATTCCACCCACTTGCCCCGCACTTACTTGCGGAGACAATCAGCGCTTCTAATTAGCCAGCCAGACGGGCAAGTGCTTATTAGACAGGGGGTTCGTGCTCTGGTTTCAATATAGTTTTGAAACCATGTGGGACGATCCAATTGGCACGGCCGGCATTCAACACCTTTCGCAAAGTTGGGCAAACAGCAATCAAagcagacaaacaaacaaacaaaggcaaaaagcaCAAAGCACAGAGCAAGGCAAACACTGCGAACAAGCAGAGTTTAAACATTTGCTTAGTGCACCGGCGACAAgttgcataaattattatCGAATGGCGAATGCAATTGCACGACCTGCTACAGTAACCCCCTTCACTATCCCCCCGCTGACTCTCTTTGGGGGGTAAGTTGGGGTGCAACCTTGTTGCGCTAATGACAAATGCTTGTTGTTTGTCTTTCACTCGAATTTGTTTGGGGCCAAAGGCTCCATTAGCTCTGGTGAACTTTTCGAGGCTTCGTAGCGCATAGATAATATAACTGATCAAGAGATTTTACTGATCAgttatgaaataaataatcgAAAGATTCAAgtgcttttccatttttccttGGAAATCTCATTAAATAGTTGGTCGAAAGAGAAATCGGTCTGTGATTTATGTAAATGCCATTGCAAGTATACATAATTTTATAGCAAACTCACGATGTACAAACTACACTATCGAAAAAATAAAGCATGAAAGAgcattttcatatttacatacaaattaaaCCTCGAGCTGTTCAAACACTTCAGTTTGAAAGTAGATCAAATGCAGTTCTGCATTTGCATCCAGTTTTTGAAACCACTTAGCAAGATGCTAATGGTTGAGCATTACTGGAGCAAAGACGTTTACCAAACAGAAGCTAAAAAAACATCTAATGCATTTTGGTTGCACAGGACTTTGAATCAAATGCACGAAATCACGTGCATTCTCGATTAAATGGGAAACTTATGAGGCTTCATCGACACCTCAAACGTCTCATTAGAAATCACATTCAGATGCCATAAATCCGTTCATGAACTGCAACAATTCCAAGTGCAATTAACATTTTCAACACGGAATCTAAAGTGCTACTTACATATGATACCCTATCTGATTTGTTCGTAATTTAAATGGAATGCATTTATAATCAAACGgagtaatttttatttaaagtaagCCACACTATGTGGCTACTAAAGTGTGagatattattttttttttagccggCATCCCATTAAGTTATGTATATCCCTGGGTATTTATGTATTCGACTCCCTGATGCTGCCCTTAAattcttgattttaaattgttctCCCCCGGCgatggaaaatgcaaatgagatGGGAAACATTTACAATCGAACCGTATGAAATGCGCTATCAATTACGGCGGCTAAATGCCAGCGGATCTTCATTCTGAGGCGAGAAAGACAGAGATGGCGATAGGGAAGCCCTAGGAGAGCAGAACGAAAGACTGAGGCAACGAACTCGTGTCGCCCGCTGCAAATAAGGGATAGAGCTGGTGGGCCCTGGATTTTGGAGCATGCCGCCATGCTGTGTGGCGAATTGTGCTGCCCCCCATCCCCCGCCTCCTCTCCCCTTTCATTCTGTTCTTAAGGAACTTGCTTGGCTCTTAACGACTGTTTCCCACGCTTGAAAAATGACTCGCGAACTGGACTCGAAATCTGAGTTATTTTCTCAACCCGTTTGGGGTCCGAGCCCCAAACATTTTGTGCCCGTTCAAGAGCTGgctctctctgtgtgtgtgtgtgtgtgtgtataacATGTCTAGCCATGGTCGACGTCGCCTTTCGGTGGCGCTTGTTGGCTACCGTTGCACGCCGCGCCCAAAAGCCTAGaagctgttgctgcttgcGGCTGCCATGGGTCAAGGGGGGCGGTCCAAGGCATGCatcgggggcgtggcagggcaAACCGGTTACCGGTCTCGGCCAGAGGCAAAAATGCAGCTAAGCTTGTAGAAGGAGATAACGAGGCAACACAGTGAAACCTCGTGTGCTtgttaattgcattaaaaaaaaactgattctAATAGGGATTTAACGAAAAACTCATTGAAGAGTCAAATAGAAATTGAATTTGGGTTTCTTCTTAACAAAATGCGTGGGGTATAGTGTAATGTCACAACTCGATAATTTGATCAGTCTTTCACTTTTCAGCACTCTTGCCTAGAAATGTACGTTAGCGAGTCTCTACTTCTTCGCATTGTTCACACACATTGATAAACAAGATGTATACACACTATTCGTATGCTAAATGCGTTGGCCTGGCTGCAAAATCaagttttgcattttcatttgaatttattggTTTCCTCGCTGGCTGTTGCCAGGCGCACTGCGATCGAGTGGAGTGACTTGACTTGGAGTGCAGTGCAGTCGACGGTGCCATTGCCATGCGATGCCATGCCAAGCCACGCCACTCGAAGACTTGCAACTTCATTCCCAATCAATTCTCGCATTCTTACTCTTCGAATATGGCGACGGCGTCCAAGAACAACGACAAGGCGACTACACTTGaagttaatattttatgggtAGAGATATAGATACATAAATGAGATACACAGGGAGAGAGACGAGGGCTAGAAcatcaaatgaaaaaaaaaaaaacaagcggaATACACTTAACGTTAGCTATTAATTAAAGCTGGAATTGGAATCCGGATGATGATTTTGTCTACATCCGCACCTGGAACTTGCCCGCCTTGGTCAGGTATTTGACGCCCTTGAAAGGCTTGTACTTCTCGCCGTACATGTCCAGGCGATTTACCTTTAGCCCAGAGACGGCCAGCTGCGAGATTTGGAACTGGACATTCACGGATGGATTGGCATCGATGTTGGTCGTACCGGGCGTAATGGAAACCTAGGCGTGCAAGGACAGTATATTATTAATGggataaaaatataaataatttaagacGTTAGATACATGAATCGTGTAAAAGTGTAAAGGGTCTCAATAGTTATTCTTACCGATCCCCTAATATTTGGCAACTTGGAAACATCGATCCGTCCCACATCCCAGGACAGCGTCTTGGTCACCGAATCGAAGGTATACTTTCCCTGATTCGGCGTCAATAGGCAATTAAGCACACACCGCGGCATGGTCAGCTCCAGCTTCACCTTGTCAACGGTGCGACCAAGGGTGTTCCTCGGGCCAATCGTGAGGTCCAGACGCCCCTGCTCACCCGTTTTGATCGAAAAGTTGTGCCTGATGTAGATGGGTATGGCCACCACGGACTGAGAGCTAATGTGATATGACATCAGGCGGAAGTTTCCGTCGGGCGGGATAAAGGAGAGCAGGCGCTCCGCCTCCCAGCGCTTGTAGCGCACGCAAGGATGGAAGGAAACGTCGTCGAAGAGGCGAGGATTCATGAAAGATAACGTCAGATCTGGCATGCCGGATAACTTAATGCAGCAGTCGATctgataaaaaaataaaagagatagaaattatttttatagacTTAAGTGAAACTTACGTGTCCCTGGATCTCGGCAAAGACCGTGGATCCGGATTTATCAATGATAGCGTCCACCTCCTCGATGACATCGAAGTACGCCTCGTTGTTGGTGTACCTCACGCCGCTTCTGCGCCAGCGAACCGCCGACAGCTGACCCGAGGGCAAAGTAGTGCTTACACTTCGGAAATCGGAttattaattggattattAAGGTAAATGAAAGACAAAGACGGAGGGAGCATCATTCAACTTACTTGCTCTTGCCCGTCACCGTGTTGGCAATGGTGCGCAGGATATTGGGCGGCTTGATCAGCTCCTTGAGGATGTTGCTCTCGGTGGCCAGTGGGAAGCCATTATCGAGCATCTCGTCCAGCAGCTCGTAAACGACCACATAGTTGTCCTTGATCACGGACTCGGAGCAGTCGCCGAAATAGTCCTGGAAGGTGTCCACCACGCGATGCAGGAACTCGATGACAAAGAGCGGCGGCACCTCCTGCTTGCAGGCGGCGACCAAAGACACCGTGTCCCTTTGCACTGTAATCAGGTAGTAGTGGGGCGTGGCTATCACCGGCGGCACATCCTGCAACAAAGAGATATGGTCAGCATACAACCCATACGTGGCACGGGCGACTCACATATGGAGCAGCGCGCTGGGCGTCAAGGAAGTATTCGCACACAGATCTCGAGACAACCGAGCGCCAATGCTTTTCCAGGAAGACCTCGCTGAAATGCGGATATATGGGTATATGGGTATTACATCGTCTTCACATTTCACTTATAGGTATGGCTTACCCGCCGCTGTTTACAATAAACAGACTGTGTATCATAATTCGACCTAAATTGCTTGCTAGTTTAagctatgtttttttttcagggaTGAATCATTAGCGATGACAGCGTGAAGGTGTTCTACTACCATGCTCCCGAAGCGCTTCAGTAActgttaaataatttcattaaattgaaattaagaTAGGCTGAAATAAACGAACATTTATTTAAGGGGCCTTATACATAGTTAACTTATGAATTTATTTACTAACGTTGTGTTGTCATCACATCAGCTCATCACTAGCTCACTCGCTCATCTCTAATCGAACAGCTGATTGCTGCGAACCGGAACAAATGGAAATTGTATCGTGAGGCAAGTGGAGTTTCCCCTTTACTTttggcaaataataaataaacaaaggaACAAGcctaaacattttcaattaaaccaTATACAGAACTAACGCACACATGTGACGGAGGCAATACACAAACACGGCACCTTTGAATCTCGCCTTAAAATTGGCGAAACCAACACGGAATTATATAACCGCCGGCTGAAAACACATGAGTCCGTACAGCGGATCCGTGCGTCGTCTGCTGGACAGTTGGCCAGGAAAGAAGCGCTTCGGTGTCTACCGCTTCCTGCCGCTCTTCTTTTTACTGGGCGCCGGCCTGGAATTCTCCATGATCAATTGGACAGTGGGCGAGACCAATTTCTGTGAGACTGCTACGCTTAAAACCTTACTTTTATTTACTAATACGGAATCTTTTCCATGCAGACCGCACTTTTAAGCGCCGCCAGGCGAAGAACTACGTGgaagagcagcagcatctgcaggCGCGAGCCGCGAATAACACCAACTAAGCAAAATGCCCGCCGGAGTTTCCTGGGGCCAGTACCTGAAATTCCTCGGCTGTGCCCTGGCATCCATGATGGCCGGATCGCAGGCTGTTCACCTTTACTATAAGCCTCTGGAGGACTTGCGCGTCTACATCGAACAGGAGCAACACAGCACACAGGTGGATCCCACCGCAAAGCCACCGGAATCTGCATAACACTGTGTACTAGACAAGTTATTGGTGACTAAAGCTATTTAAGTGAATGCCTGCTGTTTGTTGAGGAAAGGGTTGTTGGCATAGCACCTTCATGTCCTACGAAGAGCGTTACCTGTTCCAGAACATTCAAAAGACGCCACGTTTCCACTTAATCAGTCTATTTTAAAATCTTTTCCACTAAGGCTAGCTAAGACTACTTCTCGTGCACCTTCCGGTGGTTTTTAAGACACGTCTGCTGCCGGAAGGCCTGTCCACAGGTGTCGCAAATGTAGGGCTTCTCACCCGTGTGTATGTACTCATGGTGCCGCAGGGTTTTCCTAGAAGCAAAGCTCTCCGGACAGTGGTGACAGGGAAAGGGTTTCAGCTTTAAGTGGACTGCTCTCACATGGGCTTCGAGCTCGAATCGCCTGGCAAATCTTCTGCCGCAGTGCTCGCAGGGCAACTTGTCGTTCGAGTGCATCAGCATGTGCTGCAGCAGCATGAACTTCTTGGCCATCCGGCGTCCACAGACCTGGCATTCGTGGGGCAACTCTTCCTGCACCTCGTGCTGCTGCAAAGTGTGGTACTTGAGGGTGTATCGTGAATGGAACTCCTTTTGACAAATGTCGCAGAAATGGCGCTCTCCGGCGCCGCCCTCCCTGGCGGCCACCTCGTCCTCCGTGGGATGCTTTGTCTTAAGGTGGTATTTA
The DNA window shown above is from Drosophila melanogaster chromosome X and carries:
- the sloth2 gene encoding sloth 2, isoform B — encoded protein: MPAGVSWGQYLKFLGCALASMMAGSQAVHLYYKPLEDLRVYIEQEQHSTQVDPTAKPPESA
- the sloth1 gene encoding sloth 1, isoform B, whose protein sequence is MSPYSGSVRRLLDSWPGKKRFGVYRFLPLFFLLGAGLEFSMINWTVGETNFYRTFKRRQAKNYVEEQQHLQARAANNTN
- the cm gene encoding carmine, isoform B, producing MIHSLFIVNSGGEVFLEKHWRSVVSRSVCEYFLDAQRAAPYDVPPVIATPHYYLITVQRDTVSLVAACKQEVPPLFVIEFLHRVVDTFQDYFGDCSESVIKDNYVVVYELLDEMLDNGFPLATESNILKELIKPPNILRTIANTVTGKSNVSTTLPSGQLSAVRWRRSGVRYTNNEAYFDVIEEVDAIIDKSGSTVFAEIQGHIDCCIKLSGMPDLTLSFMNPRLFDDVSFHPCVRYKRWEAERLLSFIPPDGNFRLMSYHISSQSVVAIPIYIRHNFSIKTGEQGRLDLTIGPRNTLGRTVDKVKLELTMPRCVLNCLLTPNQGKYTFDSVTKTLSWDVGRIDVSKLPNIRGSVSITPGTTNIDANPSVNVQFQISQLAVSGLKVNRLDMYGEKYKPFKGVKYLTKAGKFQVRM